AGGGAAGTACTCTGCCACAGGGAGGAGGAGCCGGGCATTCACACAGTCAAACACCCACTGGGGCTGGACGTAGTACCTGGTGCAGAGCGGCCAGCAAAGACAGGTCACAAGGGAACAACCAGAGGCACCAACCACCGCATCACCAGGGCCTAgcactcccctcacccccacgCCCCACCCCACAGAGGTCACACGAGGGCTTTGGGAGTCTACCTGCCAATGATGTGGGTTTGCTGCCCAGGCCGGTCAACAATCTGGTGGGTGATGCAGGAGTCTGTGATGTCATAGGTGGCTCCGATACACAAAGACTTGTCCCAGGACACATCCCCACCAAAACTTCTACAGGTCCAGGGAAAACCTGTAAGCCTTTTAGGCATGAGCTGCTTGCCCTGGAAGCTTCTCTGGACCTACTACTCACAAACCCACCCTTCAAGGAAGTGCTTCCTGTTTGGTTGGGTGACACCTGCACTCCTAGTCCAGTAGGACTCAGCCAGTGACAGGAAGGACAGCAGCTCTCCCCTCAGTTGTGCTCTGAAGGTGTCTGTCTGAATGCTCTGCACACGGCTTTGAGCCGAGTGGAGACACCCTCATGATGTTACCATCAGGCCTCTAGGCTAAGATGGAGACTGGACTACTGTACAGCCCCAACTATAGGCTGGCTAAAGGCCTCTCTCTGCACCTGATGATAAAGGCCAATGCTTCATGGGGCACCTCTCGGTTCAGGAAGAATTTCAGGCCTTCGaagagtttcttttgtttttcctgtgccTCCAGCTCTTTCCTGCGATCTTCCTCCTGTGCTGTCACCTCCTGGAGACAAGGAGCCAAGCTTCACACCACCAGGCCATCCAGCTCCACCAGAAGGAAGGGACTGGCAGCTTCCTTCTAGATCCCACAGATTCTAGGTGATGACCCGGCCCCCATCCTGTCCCATGCTGTGCACTGCCGGAAGGCAGCACACTGCTCACTCACCCCATCAGTAGGAAACTCATTGGCCTCAGCCTCCTCTATAGTAGGCACCACCACTTGGGCCAGACTGGCACTGAGCGCTGCTAGTTTCTGTAGGTGGGAAGCAGAGCCTCATCTGGgtgtggggtagggtggggagcaAAAACAGTTCGAGGCCACATCTGGGTCTGGGCGCTAAGGGTAAGTCATAAAAGCACCCACTTACCTCCAGAGAGCTCTCAGAATCCAATGCATATGTGTCCTCGCTGATCTATGTCTCTGCCTGGGCTTGACCTTCTagctggaaagaaggaagaggacaaCTACAGCCCCGAGCCTCAATATGTGGCTAGAAGGGCTAGATCCAAGCTAGTGAGAAGGTGCTGGGTCTCTACCTTGGGTGGATAGTGAAGGTTGAGTGACTGGTAAAGGCGGAAGTTCACAAAACCAAGAAGAGTGGTATAGAACTCAGTGAAGGTGGCCATGACCCTGTAGTCCACATCTGTTGGATGCTGGGGGTATAAAGAGACACATCAGCAGTGTTAAGCACAGGGATGGATGTAGGTGTTATGCACACAAACTCACAGGCATCTCAAGTACAACACAGGCTCTGGATGCAGGACCCAAAGGCTATGAGTACATGGAGATCAGTGCCAGGATCCCATATGATAAAGGGGAGTCAGGCTAGAGACAAGGGAATTAGTCCACAGTGCACCATTACAGCCGACCCTACCTCTTCCTGGCCTGGCTCTCCCACTCCTCCCTCAATTATCAGTGAGACCTAGACAGAACACACACCTTGTCTACCACCCACATCCCAGCACATGCCTAAGATCTGCTTCAGGGCTGCTGTGAGCACTAAGGCAGACTTTCCAGAGCCCAGCAAGGCCTAGGTATATAGCTCATGGTCCATGGGCCAGAAAAGGTTACCCCAAGTCCCACTGCTGTATGCCCAACCACTGGCTGCCCAGGGGAGGGGCACAGGTCATCAATGTAAATGTACTGCACACCCCAGTTCTCTGCACACTGCCTTACAACCTTTACTGTACCCAGTGCAACTCATAATCACGACACTGATTTACTAGCGTGGTTTTGGTCTAACTCCTCTAAAAGGAATGCACTCTGTCAGTCAGTCTTGGTCTTGTCCTAGTGCTGGGATACAATGGGGACAATACTCAGCAGCAACAGGGGCACTCTGAGGAGCAGGACTCACCGCTCCTTGACAATGTGGTCGAGTTTGTAGCTTGGTTTATTGTCCTTCAGGCGCTCCACAAATTCCACTCACTCTTCCCATAGGGTTTGCAGAGCTTCCGAACAAACACCTGGAAGGAGGGGCAACGATGCTGTGGTAAAGGCTTCCGAGCATTTCCTCCATGGAGAGTGGATGCACAGGACAGGGGTCTTGCAGTGTCACAGATATTTGCCTGTNNNNNNNNNNNNNNNNNNNNNNNNNNNNNNNNNNNNNNNNNNNNNNNNNNNNNNNNNNNNNNNNNNNNNNNNNNNNNNNNNNNNNNNNNNNNNNNNNNNNNNNNNNNNNNNNNNNNNNNNNNNNNNNNNNNNNNNNNNNNNNNNNNNNNNNNNNNNNNNNNNNNNNNNNNNNNNNNNNNNNNNNNNNNNNNNNNNNNNNNNNNNNNNNNNNNNNNNNNNNNNNNNNNNNNNNNNNNNNNNNNNNNNNNNNNNNNNNNNNNNNNNNNNNNNNNNNNNNNNNNNNNNNNNNNNNNNNNNNNNNNNNNNNNNNNNNNNNNNNNNNNNNNNNNNNNNNNNNNNNNNNNNNNNNNNNNNNNNNNNNNNNNNNNNNNNNNNNNNNNNNNNNNNNNNNNNNNNNNNNNNNNNNNNNNNNNNNNNNNNNNNNNNNNNNNNNNNNNNNNNNNNNNNNNNNNNNNNNNNNNNNNNNNNNNNNNNNNNNNNNNNNNNNNNNNNNNNNNNNNTGTTTTGGCCAAATGGGCCAGGGTCTGTCTAGAAGACAGCCACATGCCTGAGCTCACCTCACGGATTTTGCGCCGCTTGCCAAACATGATCTTTTGGTAAAGGTACTTCTCCCGCTTTTTCATCATCATGATGGCCAGGCGCTTGGCctcactttcttcttcctgggCCAGCCGCTGCTTGTCTTCCAGTTTCACAGTGCCGGCCACCACCTGGGGCTTCTGCGGAAACAATGTAGCTGCATGTGCCCTTGGTCTTTGGGGAACTGGGCTCCTTCCCAGATAGGGCTTTGTCCAGTGCTTCCCTCCCTACCTTCCCTTCCAGCCTCTGCTGCTCCAAGACCGACAGGTGcgcttcctcctccttctctgaatcaGCGTCcacttcttcctcatcctcatttTCCCCCAcaacatcaccatcaccatcaccttcgttgtcatcatcttcatcatcctcatcctcatcttcGTCCTCTTCCTCTTTCAAGTCTCCTGCAGACAGTAGGTGAAGCGTCTGCATTCCAAAGGCAGAAGGATGCTCCCCCAATGGCCCCCAACAGCTCGCACAGCCCCAGTTGAGCTGCCTTCAAAGGAAACACGCTTGCTATCCATCAAACACTGGCAACCCTAGGCTGTTCTGCTCAGCTACTCCAAATGTCAACACCAGACTACCATTGCAAATGCTTGAAAGGCTAGAGGGCTTTCTGCTCCAGCTGTCCTCCTCTCTGGAGCCTGCCAACTCCATAGCCAAAGGAAATGGCCAGCTTGGGCATAGGAGCCAGGGCCACCAGAAGAGCCTGTCCATACTGCTATCCCTCCTTGTCCAGCTCACCTGGATCTTCTCCCCGCTGCAGAGCCAGTAGCTTCAGCTTCTCAGGGGGAATGTAATCTCCTTCCTTCTCAGATACGAAGGGTGAGAGGTGTGGGGGCAGCTGCACCCCAGGGAAGTACTCTGCCACAGGGAGGAGGAGCCGGGCATTCACACAGTCAAACACCCACTGGGGCTGGACGTAGTACCTGGTGCAGAGCGGCCAGCAAAGACAGGTCACAGGGGAACAACCAGAGGCACCAACCACCGCATCACCAGGGCCTAgcactcccctcacccccaccccccaccccacagagGTCACACGAGGGCTTTGAGAGTCTACCTGCCAATGATGGGGGTTTGCTGCCCAGGCCGGTCAACAATCTGGTGGGTGATGCAGGAGTCTGTGATGTCATAGGTGGCTCCGATACACAAAGACTTGTCCCAGGACACATCCCCACCAAAACTCCTACAGGTCCAGGGAAAACCTGTAAGCCTTTTAGGCATGAGCTGCATGCCCTGGAAGCTTCTCTGGACCTACTACTCACAAACCCACCCTTCAAGGAAGTGCCTCCTGTTTGGTTGGGGGACACCTGCACTCCTAGTCCAGTAGGGACTCAGCCAGTGACAGGAAGGACAGCAGCTCTCCCCTCAGTTGTGCTCTGAAGGTGTCTGCCTGAATGCTCTGCACACGGCTTTGAGCCGAGTGGAGACACCCTCATGATGTTACCATCAGGCCTCTAGGCTAAGATGGAGACTGGACTACTGTACCGCCCCAACTATAGGCTGGCTAAAGGCCTCTCTCTGCACCTGATGATAAAGGCCAATGCTTCACGGGGCACCTCTCGGTTCAGGAAGAATTTCAGGCCTTCGaagagtttcttttgtttttcctgtgccTCCAGCTCTTTCCTGCGATCTTCCTCCTGTGCTGTCACCTCCTGCAGAGAAGGAGCCAAGCTTCACACCACCAGACCATCCAGCTCCACCAGAAGGAAGGGACTGGCAGCTTCCTTCTAGATCCCACAGATTCTAGGTGATGACCCGGCCCCCATCCTGTCCCATGCTGTGCACTGCCAGAAGGCAGCACACTGCTCACTCACCCCATCAGTAGGAAACTCATCGGCCTCAGCCTCCTCTATAGTAGGCACCACCACTCGGGCCAGACTGGCACTGAGCGCTGCTAGTTTCTGTAGGTGGGAAGCACAGCCTCATCTGGgtgtggggtagggtggggagcaAAAACAGTTCCAGGCCACATCTGGGTCTGGGCGCTAAGGGTAAGTCATAAAACCACCCACTTACCTCCATAGAGCTCTCAGAATCCAATGCATATGTGTCCTCGCTGATCTTTGTCTCTGCCTGGGCTTGAACTTCTagctggaaagaaggaagaggacaaCTACAGCCCCGAGCCTCAATATGTGGCTAGAAGGGCTAGATCCAAGCTAGTGAGAAGGTGCTAGGGCTCTACCTTGGGTGGATAGTGAAGGTTGAGTGACTGGTAAAGGCGGAAGTTCACAAAACCCAGAAGAGTGGTATAGAACTCAGTGAAGGTGGCCATGACCCTGTAGTCCACATCTGTTGGATGCTGGGGGTATAAAGAGACACATCAGCAGTGTTAAGCACAGGGTTGGATGTAGGTGTTATGCACACAAACTCACAGGCCTCTCAAGTACAACACAGGCTCTGGATGCAGGACCCAAAGGCTATGAGTACATGGAGATCAGTGCCAGGTTCCCATATGATAAAGGGGAGTCAGGCTAGAGACAAGGGAATTAGTCCACAGTGCACCATTACAGCCGACCCTACCTCTTCCTGGCCCTGACTCTCCCACTCCTCCCTCAATTATCAGTGAGACCTAGACAGAACACACACCTTGTCTACCACCCACATCCCAGCACGTGCCTAAGATCTGCTTCAGGGCTTGCTGTGAGCACTAAGGCAGCCTTTCCAGAGCCCAGCAAGGCCTAGGTATATAGCTCATGGTCCATGGCCCAGAAGAGGTTACCCCAAGTCCCACTGCTGCATGCCCAAGCACTGGCTGCCCAGGGGAGGGGCACACGAGGGTCCTTGTTACAACTACCCTTTGCTGAGAGGAAGCAGTTGGCAGCAAGCTGGGAGGAAGGAGGCATGGGCAGCCCATGCCCCTCTCCCAGGGCCAGCTGTGTGGAGGCTGGCCCTCAGAGGGCCCTATTCAGCACCCTAAGGACACACAAAGAGCAGTCTGAGAAGCACGGGGTTTCGACATCAGAGttaaggaaagacagaaagggccAAAGAAGAAGTTaggcaggaaggaggagggaggagcagggaaggaagggcCATGCACCCTGGCTCCCCAAGCCTGCCTCAAGGAACTGGAAAAGGGACTGCTGAACTCCAAATCTACCTCTTGCCCACAGACATGGCAGGTTCCAGCCTCAGACACCCTCTGTAGCCTGGTGAGCTCAGAACCTCAGCTCACTCTGACAGCTGTTCTCTAGGCAAGGTACCAATTGCTGCTTAATGAGCAATCAGGGAGGGAGATCAAGTACAGCCACAGACAGACAATGCATGGTGCAAGCCTGGCTAGAAATGACCTTCTGGGGGATGGGAGCTAACAAGGCTTCCATGGAAAGCAAAACCAGACTCCTCTAAGCAGGGCCCTAGGAAGAATCCCAAGCACTTAAAAAGAAGCCAATAAAAGCCAGGCTATGTGCTAAGTGTCTTGCTTGTGCTCACTTCTCCAAAGTCACCCTATGTTCCAGGCTCTGGGGAAGATGGGGcaaagaggagacaggagtgaAGCACTTTTGTTATGGTGTGTAAAATGACGGAGTGGGTCTGAGAGGAGAGGCTGGGCTCTGCCGCTTGATCCAGGTGGAAGTGTACAAAACACTGGGTATACTCAGCTCCCAGAGCTGTCCTCATTGCCCAGTCAACCACAAAGGTTGCTACCCCTTCAGTACCAGGTCCTTTCAAGACTTCTTTCCCCTGAAGTCCTCATGGCAAGGCTGAGAAATGGGAACAGGTTATTAACTGAGCCAGAAAGGCAAAGGAACATGTTCAAGATCacctagcacagtggttctcaatctatgggCTGCCTAAGACCACCTACAAACCagttatttatattatgattcataacagcaacattacagctatgaagtgaaaacaaaaataattttatggttggggggtcactacaacatgaagcattaggaagattgagaaccacctCTCTAGCAGAAGTGCTGGAATGGAGCACGCTTAGTTATGATTAACCTATGGGTCAGAGTGTACATATGACACTGAGAATTCTGTGACTGATCTAACACTAGTGACTGACTGGGCTATGAAGCACATGCCCTACCCtgtcccctcatccccatccctgcATAGCAGCCAACAATCAGGAACCCAGCAAGGCCTAGACTCCAAAGACAGCACCCCTCCCACACCTTTCTAGGAACCAACTCAAGGCCCCCAGGAAAGGCACACTTACATCATGGGAGAAAGCATAGGGTGCAATCCATACGATGGGCTGCCCCAGCACCTCAGCCTGATAGTAAATGCCTTTGATGGACAGGAAGACCTGGGGGTGGGAGGCGACACAACAGTATGAAAACCAAGGGGTGACAGAGGAGGTCCAACAAGCTCCAGGATAGTCTCAGCTCACTTTGCGCAGGGCTCGGGCAGCGATGACGTAGTGCATGAACTCCACAATGAGCCGGCGACATAGCTGAATGGTCTGCACATGGCACTTGCCCGTCCGTGGGAAGGTGGAGAAGAGGAAGCACATTGACAGGGCATCATCGAGATCCCTCAGAGCATCAATAAATGTGGGGTACCTGTAAGTGGGGAGGGCAGCGCTTGTGAGCCCATTCTGTTGCACTCCAAGGGTCTCTAACCACTTTGCCCACCCTGGTAGCTACCCCAGAGGCCCTTAGCAATGtgcttccttcttctccaccTTCCCACGGACGGGCAAGTGCCATGTGCAGACCATTCAGCTATGTCGCCGGCTCATTGTGGAGTTCATGCACTACGTCATCGCTGCCCGAGCCCTGCGCAAAGTGAGCTGAGACTATCCTGGAGCTTGTTGGACCTCCTCTGTCACCCCTTGGTTTTCATACTGTTGTGTCGCCTCCCACCCCCAGGTCTTCCTGTCCATCAAAGGCATTTACTATCAGGCTGAGGTGCTGGGGCAGCCCATCGTATGGATTGCCCCCTATGCTTTCTCCCATGATGTAAGTGTGCCTTTCCTGGGGGCCTTGAGTTGGTTCCTAGAAAGGTGTGGGAGGGGTGCTGTCTTTGGAGTCTAGGCCTTGCTGGGTTCCTGATTGTTGGCTGCTATgcagggatggggatgaggggacaGGGGTAGGGCATGTGCTTCATAGCCCAGTCAGTCACTAGTGTTAGATCAGTCACAGAATTCTCAGTGTCATATGTACACTCTGACCCATAGGTTAATCATAACTAAGCGTGCTCCATTCCAGCACTTCTGCTAGAGaggtggttctcaatcttcctaatgcttcatgttgtagtgaccccccaaccataaaattatttttgttttcacttcatagctgtaatgttgctgttatgaatcataatataaataactGGTTTGTAGGTGGTCTTAGGCAGcccatagattgagaaccactgtgctaggtGATCTTGAACATGTTCCTTCGCCTTTCTGGCTCAGTTAATAACCTGTTCCCATTTCTCAGCCTTGCCATGAGGACTTCAGGGGAAAGAAGTCTTGAAAGGACCTGGTACTGAAGGGGTAGCAACCTTTGTGGTTGACTGGGCAATGAGGACAGCTCTGGGAGCTGAGTATACCCAGTGTTTTGTACACTTCCACCTGGATCAAGCGGCAGAGCCCAGCCTCTCCTCTCAGACCCACTCCGTCATTTTACACACCATAACAAAAGTGCTtcactcctgtctcctctttgCCCCATCTTCCCCATAGCCTGGAACATAGGGTGACTTTGGAGAAGTGAGCACAAGCAAGACACTTAGCACATAGCCTGGCTTTTATTGGCTTCTTTTTAAGTGCTTGGGATTCTTCCTAGGGCCCTGCTTAGAGGAGTCTGGTTTTGCTTTCCATGGAAGCCTTGTTAGCTCCCATCCCCCAGAAGGTCATTTCTAGCCAGGCTTGCACCATGCATTGTCTGTCTGTGGCTGTACTTGATCTCCCTCCCTGATTGCTCATTAAGCAGCAATTGGTACCTTGCCTAGAGAACAGCTGTCAGAGTGAGCTGAGGTTCTGAGCTCACCAGGCTACAGAGGGTGTCTGAGGCTGGAACCTGCCATGTCTGTGGGCAAGTGGTAGATTTGGAGTTCAGCAGTCCCTTTTCCAGTTCCTTGAGGCAGGCTTGGGGAGGCAGGGTGCATGgcccttccttccctgctcctccctcctccttcctgcctAACTTCTTCTTTggccctttctgtctttccttaaCTCTGATGTCGAAACCCCGTGCTTCTCAGACTGCTCTTTGTGTGTCCTTAGGGTGCTGAATAGGGCCCTCTGAGGGCCAGCCTCCACACAGCTGGCCCCGGGAGAGGGGCATGGGCTGCCCATGCCTCCTTCCTCCCAGCTTGCTGCCAACTGCTTCCTCTCAGCAAAGGGTAGTTGTAACAAGGACCCTCGTGTGCCCCTCCCCTGGGCAGCCAGTGCTTGGGCATGCAGCAGTGGGACTTGGGGTAACCTCTTCTGGGCCA
This genomic interval from Cricetulus griseus strain 17A/GY unplaced genomic scaffold, alternate assembly CriGri-PICRH-1.0 unplaced_scaffold_141, whole genome shotgun sequence contains the following:
- the LOC103163467 gene encoding LOW QUALITY PROTEIN: pescadillo homolog isoform X2 (The sequence of the model RefSeq protein was modified relative to this genomic sequence to represent the inferred CDS: substituted 1 base at 1 genomic stop codon); this translates as MCFLFSTFPRTGKCHVQTIQLCRRLIVEFMHYVIAARALRKVFLSIKGIYYQAEVLGQPIVWIAPYAFSHDHPTDVDYRVMATFTEFYTTLLGFVNFRLYQSLNLHYPPKLEVQAQAETKISEDTYALDSESSMEKLAALSASLARVVVPTIEEAEADEFPTDGEVTAQEEDRRKELEAQEKQKKLFEGLKFFLNREVPREALAFIIRSFGGDVSWDKSLCIGATYDITDSCITHQIVDRPGQQTPIIGRYYVQPQWVFDCVNARLLLPVAEYFPGVQLPPHLSPFVSEKEGDYIPPEKLKLLALQRGEDPGDLKEEEDEDEDEDDEDDDNEGDGDGDVVGENEDEEEVDADSEKEEEAHLSVLEQQRLEGKKPQVVAGTVKLEDKQRLAQEEESEAKRLAIMMMKKREKYLYQKIMFGKRRKIREVSSGMWLSSRQTLLQTRPHCQGAHPTDVDYRVMATFTEFYTTLLGFVNFRLYQSLNLHYPPKLEGQAQAETXISEDTYALDSESSLEKLAALSASLAQVVVPTIEEAEANEFPTDGEVTAQEEDRRKELEAQEKQKKLFEGLKFFLNREVPHEALAFIIRSFGGDVSWDKSLCIGATYDITDSCITHQIVDRPGQQTHIIGRYYVQPQWVFDCVNARLLLPVAEYFPGVQLPPHLSPFVSEKEGDYIPPEKLKLLALQRGEDPGDFKEEEDEDEDEDDEDDDKEGDGDGDVVGENEDEEEVDADSEKEEEAHLSVLEQQRLEGKKPKVVAGTVKLEDKQRLAQEEESEAKRLAIMMMKKREKYLYQKIMFGKRRKIREASKLAEKRKAHDDAGRSEKKAKRTRPV